cttcaggtttgggctctctcCAAGATACCATCAAACCCAACTCTCTTCCCGACGAGCTCCCTCTTTACAAACATGAATCATCTCTTCTGGAGAGTCTCCCCACCGATGAAGAatcatcaatttgcatggatactttggtatatttggaaaagaagaaaccgtaaagtttttagtaatctggaCATGGACCCAAGGAACACGctcaaattggcagaaacagagTTCATACTTTGGGCTGACGCACAGGTATTGAACGTAAATAGGACAGTATACCAAGTCGAGATTATGACTCTCCCATCAATTCCGGGGAGgtggtgttttacagatggttCCTGGAAGGAAAATGAGATTTTCTCCGGGCAAGGTTGGCTGAGtactttagaaggttttgatgggCTGTTGGTAGCAAGAAATGTACGGGCTTGTCTATCTCCTCTACATGTGGTGATGGGAGCACTactctgggcaatggaatgcatgaaaaacttacgtcaatttcaggttacgtttgcaacggattgttctcagttggtgaagatggtttcggaaccagatgAATAGCCAGCATTTGCAAATTATTTAATTGGAAGATATTAAGACCCTGAAAAAAAGTTTCACACGATCAGAGAatatctatgtaccaaggacaCAAAATTCAAGagcggatagcctagcacgcagtgtcaggaAGCAACCGTCGTTTGTCGTTTACAGGGATCAAGATCTTCCGgagtggttcacagagtcagtatgagtctgtagttgatgtcaaaatatatatatatatattgataatttttagatattatcatatttttgaatatctaatagatataaatcttttaataattaacatatttaaatatataatcgtgatttagatatttttgtatccaaaatattttagtttggatCAGATTCGGATCTGGTTATCTGGATATTAAACTTTTAGATCCATCTGACTACTTAATCATttttagtttgtgtttagtATTGCTTTCAAATCTAGTTCAGTTCGGTTCTTTGGATCCAAATGTTTTACCCAGACTTACTTTCTTCTACTAatataaagcaaaataaaataaatgtaaaacaaatattttcggTTTATTTAACATACATAATTATTGGACTATACTTTAAAAATACCAATAAAAATTGTTGAGAATCGTGTCAATATTTTTAAGCATCTTGCAAAATTGACTTAGCCTAAAACCAataacatgtatttttttataaaacattcttggtaaatataataaaaacacgaTACTGAAAAGTGTTAGAGTTGCGTGGAAAATAATGTGATCTCTTCACTCTGCAtctgaattttgtttttcaatcgATATCacgaattttcttttcttttaaaacatttctgatttctgattttctttcttgcaataaaattatgtttctaatttttGGTTTGATATGAAAATTCCGttaagaaaaacaatatttgacTTAACTAAACATCCAACTTTGTGAGTGGTATTTTTTacctcaatttttttaattcataaccAATCACAATTATATATTGTCTTCGTGTACAGAAGCCTCAACAATGGCTAAGTCCGACAAGATACAAAACTTTcaatttctataaatatttgtatttcatCATTTTAGTTGTTGTGAAtcttaatcatttttaatttttttctttcaaaatgatattattcGGTAGTTGTACGGAGAGAATTTCAGTTCACTAAtacaaaagttaaaataaaagaacTAAAATGAgctgattaaaaaataataatgtgaacacattaaatattttgcggtagaattaaaaaaaaattagtatgtaAATACATTAGTTGTTAAATGATTTTGAAACTGACACTTTAGCATACTCAAATTGAAATCGAAGTGAAGGTGCCACATGTTAAATGTAGTGTGAAAACATAAAATGACAATGCTTCTATTGGCTTCGAATGGTAATCAGATTAAAAAACgcagatcaagcagatcatgcagatcaaactggttaaattaatttattgaatTAGATTATTTGatcgagtattaattttttttgtaaattaaatatctaaaacaaaaatacaaattcttatatacaaaaaataattattattatttaaataaatacaatgaaaatttaaacgttatataaaaataaatataattacaatATACAATGAGATTGAAAAAATTAACATAGAGCGTTTTTGTTTGCCCCCTATGTATTTGCAGTAATTTctctaatataaaatttttttgtctCATTTTCACATTTTACATATCATTTTGTTAAACCATAGAAGTAACGTTGTCAATTTCTGTAATATAGGGGAACAAGTGGTGCAATCGCCTTGGACCCAAACCGTGTCCCTTGTATCTTGATAACTAAGGgcccaatatttttttatatatacagtcttatatagaaaaaattgaacatttattaaattttgttgaaaaagggccctaaaatattttacatatatataatttgttttcatcaattttttttataaagatgtcgatgataaattttttaaaaatatatttaaattttaaataaacataaatagtaaaagtttaattgttttttgccCATGGACCCAGATAAATGTTGAGTAGGTCATGTCTGGATTTGTTTTCTATCAGGAAAATCTTATTGGAAGTtctaatttgaaattttaataaaattatgtaattcaATTGTCATTTTTACCACTCTTTTTTAACATGTATATTATATCTTGGGAAGTCACAAAGATGTAAGAATACATACgtatgttattatatatttgtccgTTACAAATAATACTATACACATAATCCAACTTAATgataattaatatcaaaaatataaataaaataactataattatatattttagatgatacaaaataatattatgtaaaacacacaaatatttttatactacttttattaataatttttgtgAATGAGTTATTGTATAAAAcaggaaaaatataataaaatattttactatattttaaatgaatctGTGTTTATTTAAAAGTGAATGAATAagttaacaataaaataatttaaacaattaataaaaaaaaaagagagaaagtgagagaaaTAAAATCTACATGCATGTGATTGGTCCGCAGCATGGTTTCagcatttattttcttttctctgcagatcaataaaaaaataacactaGTATTAATCTGCAATTTAATTTTGTtctgcatttaaaaactttgaaTAGGAAATGAAATGGAGTTCAATCTGCATTACAAATGTACTGCATTTGTATTGTATTTCATTCAAAGCCTATAGGGGATTTATTGTGTCGTCGCATTTATCATTTTATGTCGCTGATAATATTACAAGGGATAATAAGAACGTTTTGGAATAACTTATTAGGCAAAAAAGAAAATGGAGGAGAGAATAACTTTCCATGTGCAAATTGCAACCAACCAAACCCTTTAACATCGTCTTCTAGACCAACACGAGCGGGGGCAAGCTACAACACGTGTCCAGATCACAATCCTTACAGAAAAAACACACATGTAGACTCCGACACGTGTTCGGATCAGACATTATAAAACCCTATTGGCTCAGTGTTCCTCAGTTCCAGTAAAATCTTCTATACAGATAAAAATGATGGACGGTAGGGGAGGGTGTTGCATTGCAAGGTACACCGACGGAGCTGGACGGTACGATTATGATCTCTCTCAAGGTGATCGCATCATGCTTCGATTTCGTCCCATCGCTCCTAGACCAACCACCGACTACGGCTGCGGAGGAAAGCCCGTATCCAGCGGAGAGAGCTGTGCCGGAAGCTCCAACGTTTCCTTTAGATGAAAGAGGAAATGTCAGCAGACGGAGAACGGTGTTACCGCTAGGAGGTGCACTCGGCGGAAGAGATTGAACAAAACCGTAGCTCACGGCGGGGATGCTTTGGTGACTCTATCTCTGTTGCCAGAGATTTCTGgttgttagattcgggtttaaatacgggcttccaacttaaaaccaattggtgattagTAGATTGGTCctaaccttttatatattacttaatgtcccttAGAATTCTCGATGTAGGATATATATCCCTGATACCGGTCAAAGTGCTTTTACAGATCCGAAACTGTCGGTGGCGTCTGCGGAGAAGCAGAAACGGCAGGGTCCGTTTTGGCTGAGTTTCAGCGATGGCGGCGGGATGATTACTCCAACGTACCAGTCGGTGGAGGTCATGCGGAGAACGGTGGTGATTTCGTCGTGTATGACGGTGGAGCGTGTAACAGATGCATGGAATGACGGTTACGGCCTGGGGAGGTCCGACGAAGAAAGGAAGATGAATCTCGTGAGGGACACGTGTCCTGGTTTCATATCGGACGGTTCAGGTAGAGTGACGTGGACGAATGAGGCGTACAGGAAGATGGCGAGGGATAACATTCGTGTTAAAGAAGGTGCACCGGAGAACAAGAGCGGCGATAGTTTCCACGTGATCGTACGGTTGGTGATGAGGGAGAGGCCGATGCTAACGTACACGGCTTTCACATGCAGGGTGACACTACAGTTCACTCCGTCACGGTGCCTTGCGACGTGTGGAGAATGGACGATGGAGGTTTTGCGTGGAAGCTCGACGTTAAGGCCGCTTTGTGCCTTTGACCGGGAAATATATATAACGTACTGGTACCGCACCGTAAGATCAGTATAGTCACGAGCAGCGACGAAACTGTCCTGATCTCTTCGAAACAAAATATGCTTTAGTAAAAAGCAAGTCTCTAGCTAGCTATTCTAAGCACAATAGATCATGTCGTTTTTATTCTGTagtctttccttttcctttttcctcGAGTGTATATAATTTGTTTGGAGTTCTTGTGTGCATCTTTTTGTTCGCACTAACGCATTGGTGTCTGGTGATGCTAATTTGTTTAAAGGTAATTAATTGTAAGTGTTAACATAAGAAAAATTGTATTTAATGCATTTATCGCCTGTGTCGTATTTCACGGCGAGGTCGTCACCGTCCAACTGCAAAATCCAAAAGTGGTCCAAACACAAAACGTGCTTTCTTGATCGCTTCAAATGAATGTGACCCAACTGGTTTGAAACGTTGATGTATAATATGATTGAACCGGTTTATATTTTTCGATTGGTATATGCCTTGTAAAATGCTCTATTATTCAACTATTTCAACGATCCGATTCAATCAAATATCTAAACCTGCCTCTTGTATAATCTGTTGTTTGTCCTTTCACTATATTCTGAATTCCTCTTTTCGTTTGATTGTTTTTCAATCCAACTATATGGATTATATTTGATGGAGTTCCTGAAACCATTCCTAAGCTTAGAATTTTCTACAGAGGATTTAAAGGTGTGGGAATAAA
The window above is part of the Brassica napus cultivar Da-Ae chromosome C3, Da-Ae, whole genome shotgun sequence genome. Proteins encoded here:
- the LOC106351711 gene encoding LOW QUALITY PROTEIN: uncharacterized protein LOC106351711 (The sequence of the model RefSeq protein was modified relative to this genomic sequence to represent the inferred CDS: inserted 1 base in 1 codon; substituted 3 bases at 3 genomic stop codons) yields the protein MMDGRGGCCIARYTDGAGRYDYDLSQGDRIMLRFRPIAPRPTTDYGCGGKPVSSGESCAGSSNVSFRXKRKCQQTENGVTARRCTRRKRLNKTVAHGGDALVTLSLLPEISGCXIRVXIRASNLKPIDPKLSVASAEKQKRQGPFWLSFSDGGGMITPTYQSVEVMRRTVVISSCMTVERVTDAWNDGYGLGRSDEERKMNLVRDTCPGFISDGSGRVTWTNEAYRKMARDNIRVKEGAPENKSGDSFHVIVRLVMRERPMLTYTAFTCRVTLQFTXVTVPCDVWRMDDGGFAWKLDVKAALCL